From a region of the Chloroflexota bacterium genome:
- a CDS encoding MFS transporter, which translates to MAHSTPSLRRHSTLLVGLAYAAFISLGLPDGLTGVAWPSVRAEFGLSLDALGALVTSGTIGYLISSFSSGRVLAKIGVGWLLVLSCLATAASLLGYGYAPTWIFMASLGILAGLGAGAIDAGLNTYAADNFNPRTLNWLHASFGLGAASGPVIMSSIISANQSWRVGYVVVGIAQLLLASAFAITRKQWQTQHSEAAVEPVASATMLQTLRLPATWLSILLFFLYTGLEFCAGQWLYTLLTTSRGMPPGIAGVWVSVYWGSLTVGRLLSGVIVGRISVLSLLRLSMLAAIIGVVLFWLNVAPWLTLIGIALLGLALAPMFPSFIALTPARMGPSHSANTIGFQIAAATLGGASITSSFGLLADGFGLEMLGTYLFVVALAMALIFEGLNRLKPAA; encoded by the coding sequence GTGGCGCATTCTACACCTTCACTTCGGCGGCATTCGACGCTTTTAGTTGGCTTGGCCTATGCAGCATTTATCAGTTTAGGTCTGCCCGATGGCCTAACTGGGGTTGCATGGCCATCAGTTCGCGCAGAGTTTGGTTTATCGCTTGATGCCTTGGGTGCGTTAGTTACGAGCGGCACGATTGGCTATTTGATTTCGAGTTTTAGCAGTGGGCGCGTGTTGGCCAAAATTGGCGTTGGTTGGCTGTTGGTATTAAGTTGTCTAGCGACCGCCGCAAGTTTGTTGGGCTATGGCTATGCGCCAACTTGGATTTTTATGGCGAGCCTGGGTATTTTAGCAGGCTTGGGTGCCGGCGCGATTGATGCAGGCTTAAATACCTACGCTGCTGATAATTTTAACCCACGCACACTCAATTGGTTACATGCTTCGTTTGGCTTGGGTGCTGCTAGCGGCCCAGTCATTATGAGTAGCATTATTAGCGCCAACCAATCATGGCGGGTTGGCTATGTGGTGGTCGGGATTGCGCAACTATTGCTAGCCAGTGCCTTTGCAATTACCCGCAAACAATGGCAAACCCAACATTCTGAGGCTGCTGTGGAACCGGTTGCAAGCGCCACAATGCTGCAAACCTTGCGTTTACCAGCGACATGGCTAAGTATTCTGCTGTTTTTCCTCTACACGGGCTTGGAATTTTGTGCGGGCCAATGGTTGTATACCCTGCTCACGACCTCGCGTGGCATGCCGCCAGGCATTGCTGGGGTTTGGGTTAGTGTTTATTGGGGCAGCTTGACGGTTGGGCGGTTGCTTTCGGGCGTGATCGTAGGTCGGATTAGTGTTTTGAGTTTGCTGCGTTTGAGCATGCTGGCGGCGATTATTGGTGTGGTTTTGTTCTGGCTGAATGTTGCTCCGTGGCTGACTTTGATTGGTATTGCCTTGCTAGGCTTAGCACTGGCCCCGATGTTCCCCTCGTTTATTGCCTTGACACCAGCTCGCATGGGGCCAAGCCATTCGGCTAATACGATTGGTTTTCAAATTGCTGCGGCAACCTTGGGCGGCGCTTCGATTACCAGCAGCTTTGGTTTATTGGCCGATGGCTTTGGCCTCGAAATGCTAGGAACTTATCTGTTTGTGGTGGCTTTGGCGATGGCCTTGATTTTTGAGGGCTTGAATCGACTTAAACCGGCAGCATAA
- a CDS encoding LacI family DNA-binding transcriptional regulator, with protein sequence MAHDHEPAKPHRITISTVAAALGVAVSTVSNAYNRPDQLSAELRERVLAVAAELGYPGPNPVARSLRQQRAGAVGVLFAERLPYAFRDPAVLMVLEGIATTLEQAGLGLLLVPGRDDDTTTVQQALVDGFIVYSMMETDPLVQAALKRRLPTVLLDQPPRPDVPSIIVDDEAGARMATEHLLSLGHRQFAIITDRLVETNLRPSSAPINVHDQSEPTFFVTQLRLQGYRQPLEAAGIDWRSVPIYDCNDNNEIDGAAAIQILLAHNPRPTAILCLTDRLALGAISGAQQAGYQVPQQLSIVGFDDIPQASQSVPSLTTIRQDHRQKGLSAGQALIELLAGQSPTSYQRLAVELVVRDSTAAI encoded by the coding sequence GTGGCACATGATCACGAACCCGCCAAGCCCCATCGGATTACCATTAGCACCGTTGCCGCTGCTTTAGGGGTCGCTGTCTCGACCGTTTCCAACGCCTACAATCGACCCGACCAACTTTCAGCAGAGTTGCGTGAACGCGTGCTGGCAGTCGCTGCCGAGCTTGGCTACCCTGGGCCAAACCCAGTTGCTCGCAGTTTACGCCAACAACGGGCTGGCGCGGTCGGGGTGCTATTTGCCGAACGACTGCCCTATGCCTTTCGTGATCCGGCGGTGTTGATGGTGCTTGAGGGCATTGCGACCACCCTCGAGCAGGCTGGCCTCGGCTTATTGCTCGTGCCGGGCCGCGACGACGACACCACCACCGTTCAACAAGCCTTGGTCGATGGCTTTATTGTCTATTCGATGATGGAAACTGATCCCCTGGTACAAGCTGCTCTGAAACGTCGGCTGCCAACGGTGCTGCTTGACCAACCGCCACGCCCTGATGTACCATCAATTATTGTTGATGATGAGGCTGGCGCACGCATGGCCACTGAGCATCTATTAAGCCTCGGCCACCGCCAATTTGCGATTATCACTGATCGCTTGGTCGAAACTAATCTACGACCATCGAGTGCACCAATTAACGTTCATGATCAAAGCGAACCAACCTTTTTTGTCACCCAATTACGCTTGCAGGGCTATCGCCAACCGCTGGAAGCAGCAGGCATCGATTGGCGCAGCGTGCCAATTTACGATTGCAACGATAACAACGAGATTGATGGCGCAGCAGCCATCCAAATTTTACTCGCCCACAACCCACGGCCAACCGCCATTCTCTGTTTAACCGATCGTTTGGCTTTGGGGGCAATCTCCGGAGCACAACAAGCGGGCTATCAAGTTCCGCAACAGCTTTCAATTGTGGGCTTTGATGATATTCCTCAAGCCAGCCAAAGTGTGCCGAGCTTAACCACCATTCGCCAAGATCATCGCCAAAAAGGCTTATCAGCTGGCCAAGCCTTGATTGAACTGCTGGCGGGCCAAAGCCCAACCAGCTATCAACGGCTGGCGGTCGAGTTGGTGGTGCGCGATTCAACCGCAGCGATTTAA